TTGTATCCGCCGTCACCGGAATGTGATAGTACGGAATGCCGAACGATTCGACGAGCCCCTGCATGTCCGGGTGATTGCTGATTACCATTGCGATGTCCGCATCCAGATCACCGGCCTGCCACTGCCACAGCAGCTCAAGCAGACAATGGTCCTCCTTCGAAACAAAAACGGCCAACCGCTTTTTCCGGCTCGCCAGATTCAAGCTCCATTTCATCTGAAACTGCTCCGCCACTTCGGCAAAATCCTGCTTCAGCCGCTCCACCCGCCGCTCCAAATCGCTCAAATCAAACTCGATGCGAATAAAAAACAGCCCGCCCTCCGGGTCCATCGTATACTGGTCGGATTGCACGACGTTCGCGCCGTTTTCAAACAAAAAACGGGATACCGCCGCTACGATACCCGGCCGGTCCGGGCACGAAATGAGCATGCGCGCCCGGTTTTCATTTATTTTCTTTGCTTTGGATGATACAGCTTGTCCAGTCGGTGTCATGTTATGTCTATCTCCTTCGGTGTTTCCTGTGACTTTACGCGGTTTGCAAAACATGCTTGCCCGCAAACCACGCGGTCAAACGTTGGTTGATCTGTTCTTCGCTCAATTCTACGCCCAGCACATTTTCCGCCGTGATCATATCGTACAGACGCTCCATCGGTTCTCTGGAGTCCGCTTTTTTCGCTTTGGCGTCGTTTTTCAGAATCTCCCACGTTTGCAGCACGTAATCGCGGTGATGCAGCTCCTGCTTGTCGAAGAAATGATGGAGCCGCTCCAAATGGTCGAAAAAGTCCGCCCCGAAGCGCTCGTACGCGTTGCCGCTGAGCAGCGCGATCTCCGCCTCGTACATCGGGCGCTGAGTCTTGTCCTCCTTGCCGATCCACGGGGTTTCGAGAATCATCGGCAGGTGCTTCAGCTTCTCGTGATGAACGACCCGCTGCATCGCCTCGAAGCCGATCCAACCCGCTCCAACCGGAGCGTGGCGGTCCTTCGCGGCGCCGCGCGGATTTTTGCTGTCGTTCAGGTGAATGACGGCCAGACGCTCCAGCCCGACAATTTTATCAAACTGCTCAAGTACGCCGTCCAGATCGTTCACGATATCATAACCGGCATCGTGCACGTGGCACGTATCGAAGCATACCGTCAAACGGTCGTTGTGCTCGACTTTCTCCATAATCTCGGCGATTTCCACGAACGTGCGGCCAAGCTCGCTGCCTTTGCCCGCCATCGTCTCGAGGGCGATCTTCACTTCCGTGTCGCTTACGCCCCGCAGCACCTCGTCAAGCCCCTCCGCAATGCGGGCGATGCCGTATTCCGGATCCTTGTCGGTGTAAGCGCCCGGGTGAAGCACAATGTTGCGCACGCCCAAATAGTCGGTGCGGCGAATTTCATCCTGCAGGAAGCGGACGGCCAGCTCAAACGTATCTTCCTTGTAGGAGCCCAAATTAATAATATACGGCGCATGCACGACAATTTCCTCGATCCCGTGCTTCGCCATCACTTCCTTGCCTTCCTCGACGTATTGTTCTTCAATCGGCTTACGGCGCGTATTTTGCGGAGCACCGGTATAGATCATAAACGTGCCGGAGCCATAGGATACGGCTTCCTCCGCCGCGTTAAGCAGCCCTTTATCGGAAAAAGACACATGGGAGCCAATTTTAGCCATTTCGTCTACTCCTTTACTTTTAACATGCTTCTATTTTACTAGGAAAGTCGCAAGAAATCTAGAAATACGCTATAATTCTGTTGA
The window above is part of the Paenibacillus hamazuiensis genome. Proteins encoded here:
- the purU gene encoding formyltetrahydrofolate deformylase; this translates as MTPTGQAVSSKAKKINENRARMLISCPDRPGIVAAVSRFLFENGANVVQSDQYTMDPEGGLFFIRIEFDLSDLERRVERLKQDFAEVAEQFQMKWSLNLASRKKRLAVFVSKEDHCLLELLWQWQAGDLDADIAMVISNHPDMQGLVESFGIPYYHIPVTADTKAEAEARQMELVLGNADAIILARYMQIVSPKFIEHFRNRIINIHHSFLPAFVGAKPYAQAFNRGVKIIGATAHYVTEELDAGPIIDQDVQRVSHRDNVEDLKRIGRHIERIVLARAVSWHVEDRIIVHQNKTVVFN
- a CDS encoding deoxyribonuclease IV, encoding MAKIGSHVSFSDKGLLNAAEEAVSYGSGTFMIYTGAPQNTRRKPIEEQYVEEGKEVMAKHGIEEIVVHAPYIINLGSYKEDTFELAVRFLQDEIRRTDYLGVRNIVLHPGAYTDKDPEYGIARIAEGLDEVLRGVSDTEVKIALETMAGKGSELGRTFVEIAEIMEKVEHNDRLTVCFDTCHVHDAGYDIVNDLDGVLEQFDKIVGLERLAVIHLNDSKNPRGAAKDRHAPVGAGWIGFEAMQRVVHHEKLKHLPMILETPWIGKEDKTQRPMYEAEIALLSGNAYERFGADFFDHLERLHHFFDKQELHHRDYVLQTWEILKNDAKAKKADSREPMERLYDMITAENVLGVELSEEQINQRLTAWFAGKHVLQTA